Proteins encoded within one genomic window of Mycolicibacterium monacense:
- a CDS encoding DUF2231 domain-containing protein → MNIHRILAGVEEVKSLDAPAHASARIASQVVDGARLGHVLRGSWLGHPVHPLLVTLPIGTWMTSVVFDVVFKDVATARRLVGVGLVATPPTVLAGWADYVLLNKRQQRVGLVHAVSNAVGVTLFGLAYRAYRKEKVRTARVYSLLGLGAISVGGALGGHLSYAQGAGVFRWQPVRALTHRGPVEYRRAA, encoded by the coding sequence ATGAACATCCATCGCATCCTCGCCGGAGTCGAAGAGGTGAAGTCGCTGGACGCACCGGCCCACGCCAGCGCCCGCATCGCGAGTCAAGTGGTCGACGGTGCCCGGCTGGGCCACGTCCTGCGGGGCTCCTGGCTCGGCCACCCCGTCCACCCGCTGTTGGTCACGTTGCCGATCGGCACGTGGATGACGTCGGTCGTCTTCGACGTCGTGTTCAAAGATGTCGCGACCGCGCGCCGACTCGTCGGCGTGGGACTGGTCGCGACACCGCCCACGGTGCTGGCCGGGTGGGCGGACTACGTGCTGCTCAACAAACGTCAGCAGCGGGTCGGCCTGGTGCACGCGGTGTCCAACGCCGTCGGGGTGACGCTCTTCGGTCTGGCCTACCGGGCCTACCGCAAGGAGAAGGTGCGCACAGCGCGGGTGTACAGCCTGCTCGGCCTGGGCGCCATCAGTGTCGGCGGTGCGCTCGGCGGCCACCTGTCCTATGCGCAGGGTGCGGGCGTGTTCCGCTGGCAACCGGTGCGGGCCCTCACCCACCGCGGCCCGGTGGAGTACCGGCGCGCCGCCTGA
- the nirD gene encoding nitrite reductase small subunit NirD: protein MTLLDDRNELNGPPDTRWTVACRYDYLIPCRGVGVLLPDGAQAALFRLDDGSLHAIGNIDPFSGAAVMSRGITGDRGGRAIVQSPIKKQAFAFDDGSCLDDPSVSLPVYRTRRTADGIVEIEG, encoded by the coding sequence GTGACCCTGCTCGACGACCGCAACGAGCTCAACGGGCCGCCGGATACGCGTTGGACGGTGGCCTGCCGCTACGACTACCTCATCCCGTGCCGCGGCGTCGGGGTGCTCTTGCCCGACGGTGCCCAGGCGGCGCTGTTCCGTCTCGACGACGGGAGCCTGCACGCGATCGGCAACATCGACCCCTTCTCCGGGGCGGCGGTGATGTCGCGCGGTATCACCGGCGACCGGGGCGGGCGGGCCATCGTGCAGTCCCCGATCAAGAAGCAGGCCTTCGCCTTCGACGACGGCAGCTGCCTCGACGACCCGTCGGTGTCGCTGCCGGTGTACCGGACGCGGCGGACCGCCGACGGGATCGTCGAGATCGAGGGCTAG
- the nirB gene encoding nitrite reductase large subunit NirB, with translation MSTSISNGPARNVVVVGHGMVGHRFVEALRARDDAGAWRITVLAEETDAAYDRVGLTGYTEHWDRALLALAGNDYAGDDLVDLRLGQRVTSIDRAARTVKTADGTAFAYDALVLATGSYAFVPPVPGRDLPACHVYRTFDDLDAIRADAARARETSRAPVGVVIGGGLLGLEAANALRWFGLTAHVVERSPRLMSQQLDDAGGALLSRMIADLGIEVHLDVSTDAITPAQRNRPLRRSEEDDSLRVILGDGSFIDAGVVVFAAGVRPRDELARDAGLAIAERGGVLTDLGCATSDPSIYAVGEVAAIEGRCYGLVGPGYTSAEVVADRLLGGAAEFPEADMSTKLKLLGVDVASFGDAMGRTPDCLEVVVNDAVNQTYAKLVLSDDAKTLLGGVLVGDASAYGVLRPMVGEQLPGDPMALIAPAGSGGAEGGLGVGALPAAAQICSCNNVTKGDVTDAIAGGCCDVPGLKACTKAGTSCGSCVPLLKQLLEAEGVEQSKALCEHFSHSRAELFEIVSATEIRTFSGLLERFGTGKGCDICKPTVASILASTSSEHILDGEQAALQDSNDHFLANIQRNGSYSVVPRVPGGDITPEQLILIGEIARDFDLYTKITGGQRIDLFGARVEQLPEIWRRLVEGGMESGHAYGKALRTVKSCVGSDWCRYGQQDSVQMAINLELRYRGLRAPHKIKMGVSGCARECAEARGKDVGVIATEHGWNLYVGGNGGMTPKHAQLLAGDLDDETLIRYIDRFLMFYIRTADRLQRTAPWVEQLGLDHLREVVCDDSLGLASEFEAAMARHVEGYSCEWKGVLEDPDKLSRFVSFVNAPDVPDPTVTFTENAGRKVPVPIGMPSIRPLQETP, from the coding sequence ATGTCGACCAGCATTTCCAACGGACCAGCGAGAAACGTCGTGGTCGTCGGCCACGGCATGGTCGGGCACCGGTTCGTCGAAGCGCTGCGCGCGCGCGACGACGCGGGCGCCTGGCGGATCACCGTGCTCGCCGAGGAGACCGACGCCGCCTATGACCGAGTCGGTCTGACCGGCTACACCGAGCACTGGGACCGTGCCCTGCTGGCGCTGGCCGGCAACGACTACGCCGGCGACGACCTGGTCGACCTGCGACTGGGACAGCGGGTCACGTCGATCGACCGCGCCGCGCGCACGGTGAAGACCGCCGACGGGACCGCGTTCGCCTACGATGCGCTGGTGCTGGCCACCGGGTCGTACGCCTTCGTGCCGCCGGTGCCGGGACGTGACCTGCCCGCCTGTCACGTCTACCGCACGTTCGACGACCTCGACGCGATCCGCGCCGACGCGGCACGGGCCCGCGAGACGAGCCGCGCACCGGTGGGTGTCGTCATCGGTGGCGGTCTGCTGGGTCTGGAAGCCGCGAACGCGCTGCGCTGGTTCGGGCTGACCGCCCACGTCGTGGAGCGGTCGCCGCGGCTGATGTCACAGCAGCTCGACGACGCCGGGGGTGCGTTGTTGAGCCGGATGATCGCCGACCTGGGCATCGAGGTCCACCTCGACGTCAGCACCGACGCGATCACACCGGCGCAGCGCAACCGGCCCCTGCGGCGTTCCGAGGAGGACGACTCGCTTCGCGTGATCCTGGGCGACGGGTCGTTCATCGACGCGGGCGTCGTGGTCTTCGCGGCCGGGGTCCGCCCGCGCGACGAACTCGCCCGCGACGCCGGGCTCGCGATCGCCGAACGTGGTGGTGTGCTCACCGACCTCGGTTGCGCGACAAGCGATCCCAGCATCTACGCGGTCGGTGAGGTGGCCGCCATCGAGGGCCGCTGCTACGGGCTGGTGGGTCCGGGCTACACCAGCGCGGAGGTGGTGGCCGACCGGCTGCTCGGCGGTGCCGCGGAGTTCCCCGAGGCCGACATGTCGACCAAGCTCAAACTGCTCGGCGTCGACGTGGCCAGTTTCGGGGATGCGATGGGACGCACCCCGGACTGCCTCGAGGTGGTCGTCAACGACGCGGTCAACCAGACCTACGCCAAGCTGGTGCTCTCCGACGACGCCAAGACGCTGCTCGGCGGGGTGCTGGTGGGGGACGCCTCGGCGTACGGCGTGCTGCGGCCGATGGTCGGCGAACAACTGCCGGGCGACCCGATGGCGCTGATCGCGCCCGCCGGTTCCGGTGGAGCCGAAGGTGGGCTCGGTGTCGGCGCACTGCCCGCGGCAGCGCAGATCTGCTCGTGCAACAACGTCACCAAGGGTGATGTCACCGACGCGATCGCCGGCGGATGCTGCGACGTGCCGGGCCTCAAGGCGTGCACCAAGGCGGGCACGTCGTGTGGATCGTGTGTCCCGCTGCTCAAACAACTGCTCGAAGCGGAGGGGGTCGAGCAGTCGAAGGCGTTGTGCGAGCACTTCTCTCACTCACGCGCCGAACTCTTCGAGATCGTGTCGGCGACGGAGATCCGCACGTTCTCCGGACTGCTCGAGCGCTTCGGCACCGGAAAGGGTTGCGACATCTGCAAACCCACCGTCGCCTCGATCCTTGCCTCGACCAGTTCCGAGCACATCCTCGACGGCGAGCAGGCCGCGCTGCAGGACTCCAACGACCACTTCCTGGCCAACATCCAACGCAACGGCAGCTATTCGGTGGTGCCACGCGTGCCGGGTGGTGACATCACTCCCGAGCAGTTGATCCTGATCGGCGAGATCGCCCGCGACTTCGACCTCTACACCAAGATCACCGGCGGCCAGCGCATCGACCTGTTCGGCGCCCGCGTCGAGCAGCTCCCGGAGATCTGGCGCCGGCTCGTCGAGGGCGGGATGGAATCGGGCCACGCCTACGGCAAGGCGCTGCGCACCGTGAAGAGCTGCGTCGGCAGCGACTGGTGCCGCTACGGCCAACAGGATTCGGTGCAGATGGCGATCAACCTGGAACTGCGCTACCGAGGGCTGCGGGCACCGCACAAGATCAAGATGGGCGTGTCCGGCTGCGCCCGCGAATGCGCCGAGGCGCGCGGTAAGGACGTCGGCGTCATCGCCACCGAGCACGGCTGGAACCTGTACGTCGGCGGCAACGGCGGGATGACCCCCAAACACGCCCAGCTGCTCGCCGGTGACCTCGACGACGAGACGCTGATCCGCTACATCGACCGGTTCCTGATGTTCTACATCCGCACCGCGGACCGCCTTCAGCGCACCGCGCCGTGGGTCGAACAGCTCGGACTGGACCACCTGCGCGAGGTCGTCTGCGACGACTCCCTGGGCCTGGCAAGCGAATTCGAGGCGGCCATGGCCCGCCACGTCGAGGGCTACTCCTGCGAGTGGAAGGGCGTGCTCGAAGACCCGGACAAGCTCTCCCGGTTCGTGTCCTTCGTCAACGCGCCCGATGTGCCCGACCCGACCGTCACCTTCACCGAGAACGCCGGCCGCAAGGTGCCGGTGCCCATCGGGATGCCATCCATCCGACCGCTTCAGGAGACACCGTGA